From the Candidatus Zixiibacteriota bacterium genome, the window AGGAATTGTCGCATCCTGAACAATACTGCTGATGATTACGGCGGCGGAATCTATTTGCGAGGAAATATTTTCGAGAGTAACGCCCCGATGATCGTGAACAGCATTGTTCGAGACAATGCCGCGATGGGCGGTGCCGGCATCACCGTCGATAGCTATAGCTGGAATGTGTATGTCATCAACAACCTTATAGCGGGAAACATCGGGGGTGAATACGCGAGCGGTATTCTCATCCAGTATGGCTCAGACTCAAAGACTTTCAATAACATCATTGCCTATAACTCTCAGGATGGAATGATAAGCAACGAATCGGTTGGCGCATTGAGCGGTTACAACTGCTACTATTCCAACGGCGGATCGGACTACTACGGTGGCAGCGACATGGGATTCAATCAGCTTGTCAATCCGCAGTTTGTCAATTATGCTGCCGGCGATTATCATTTGCAGGAGCTCTCACCGATTATCAACAAGGGCTATTACATCGACAGCCTGCCGTCCGTCGACTTCGACGGACAGAAGAGAATCGTTCAGAGCGATGTCGACATCGGCCCGGATGAATTCGCCGACTGCAGCATGACGGCGAATTTCGGTGCCAATCCGACTTCCGGCTGCGAATTTATGCTGGTCAACTTCACGGGTACTGTTACAGGCCTTTATGACAGCCTCATGTGGGATTTCGGAGATGGCTCATTCTCATATAACACGCTGAATGTTCAAAAACCGTATTCCGAGGTCGGTACGTATACGGTCAAACTGTATGCGATCACTCCATGCACGACAGTTGTAGCTATCGCAGAGGATCTGATAACGGTTGGCGAACCGCCGACAGCAAATTTCTCTGTTGATATCGATTCCGGCTGCGCTCCGCTGCTTGTTCAGTTCAGCGACTTATCGGTGGGGAATGTGACGAGCTGGCTGTGGAACTTCGGAGACGGAACAACCTCAGTACTTCCGACGCCGTCGCATGAGTATCAATCGGGAGGCATTTACACGGTCAGGCTGATCGTTGCGAACGTCTGCGATATAGACACCATCATCCGAACCAACTACATAACTGTGGGAGGATCTGCCGAAGCCGATTTCCTTGCGACTACTACTGCCGGTTCGGCACCGTTAACAGTCAACTTTGTTGATCAGTCTCGAAATGATCCGACGGAATGGGAATGGGATTTCGGCGATGGTGGCAGTTCGGCGCTGCAGAACCCAACGCATCAGTACACTAAACCCGGCATATATGATGTGCAATTGACCGTGACTAACGAATGCGAGTCTTACGACACCTGGCTCCTGGAAGGTTACATCCGTGCGTATGGGTTTGATCTTAGGCTCGCGGATACCTCTCACACGAGATATGTCAAAACATTCAGTTTTGACCTTGACTCGTTATACGGTCCGTTTGATAGAAACGTGACTCTCCGGGCTAAATTGCTCTCTACTCCTCAGAGAGGGACGGCGAAATTCACTATACAAGATTCTACGATGGCGATTGGTAATTCATCCAGTTTCCAGGCAACATTGTCGAAGGACCTTTGGCACGGCATATATCAGGGGGCTCTTATTGGGACCGCTGCAGGGGGAAGCCCAATTGACACGCTGCTGTTCGAATTCGAGTCGACACCTATCCAGCTTGTAGCCACCAGTGCGGACAGCGTCAAATTCGATTCCACACAGATCGGTAGCACTGCTGTCATCAATCTCATAGTCAGGAACCAGGGCGCACTAATCGATAACCTGAACCTGAATGTCAGAAGCATACCGATTGATGGTTCGGATGCGTTCTTTGTTACTCCGACGGCATTCACGGTCTTTCCAGCATCGTCGAGACCCGTGCAGATTTGGTTTACGCCTCCGGACTCTGGATATTACACCGCGGACATAACGATTATGTCCGACGATCCGGTGATGTCGGAATATGTGGTTCATTTGGAGGGGCTGGGGATCCCTGAGCGAATTCCGCCGTACGTTGATTACACAGATCCTGCGGCGTCTGCCACGGGTGTTATGATAACAGAAGTCATCGATCTCTTCATAAGCGAGCCTCTCGATACGCTTAGCCTGCCGGAAGCCCCGCTCCTGACCGTAGGCAGCGGGTGGACGGGATCGACTATTGCCGGCAAAACGGTTTTCATAGGCAACCTTCCTCACCAGTGGATCGTGCGATTCGTTCCCGATACAATTCTCCCACCGCTCGATCTGATTACTGTAACACTCAATGGAGATGTCGTTGACCTCGCAGGGAACTCGCTTGACGGCAATCTTGACGGCGTTGCTGAAGGTTCACCGATCGATGATGCTGTCTTCCAGTTTGAAACGGGTCCGGGAGTGTATCCCGGTGATGCCAACAATGATGGTGTTGTCAATGAGGTCGATGTGCTTCCGCTGGGTGTGTTCTGGATGATGACCGGTCCCGACAGGGCGGGTGGCACCGAGTGGCGCATTCAGCCTGCAGAGGTTTGGACGGAGCCAGCCGCAACCTACGCTGATTGCAATGGCGACAGTACAGTCAATATGCAGGACCTCCTGGTAATCGCCATAAACTGGGGAAGCACTCACAGCTATGGCAGTCCGCAGTTTGTGCCAGGCGACTACGACCTAGCTGAGTACAAGGGAGCTTTCGAAACGATCTTCTTCGCACTTGGCGAAAGTCAGGAGAGTGAATTCACTCGCAGTGTTCGAGACCTGATCGCCAAATATGTTGAGGTCGAGACTGTACCTGGACAATATATGCTATCGCAGAATTTCCCGAATCCTTTCAATCCGACGACGTACATTCAGTTTAATCTTCCTGTGGATGGTCATGTTTCTCTAACCGTTCACAACATTCTCGGGCAGACAGTTGCCACGTTGGTTGACGAGTTCCAGACGCAGGGATTCAAGCAGGTTATGTGGAACGGAACTTCCGACGCTGGTGAGGCGCTGCCTTCAGGTATGTACTTCTATCGCATGAAGGCGGGCACGTTTACGCAAGTCAAGAAGATGTTGATGATACGTTAGCCTGCATCTGATATCGCTGGATCGCAACACCTGAATAGCTGAGAGCCGAGAGTGCTTCGCGGATCATTCAGAATTAAATGTTCGTTCCAAGAACATGGAAGAGTTTGGCAAATATTTGTTGACACACGGATTCAATTTCTGTACATGCTAATTACGATACATGCACTGTACTTGCATATTCGACAGGAGGTTTTTAGATAGATTCACTTCATTTGAAGTGAGAAGGGAATCGAGCTAGCGAGAGTCAACTCCATTTTCACAGGGGGGAATGTGATGGAACTCGAGCCTCTTCAGGATAAGATTCTGATATGTGCCGATTGCAATGAGGAGTTTGTCTTCACTGTAAGCGCGCAGCAGTATTTCCTGGAGAAAGGGTTCATGGAAGAACCAAAGCGCTGCAAGTGGTGTTACACGCAGCTAAAGAAGGAAAAGCGACAGCAGCAGAAAGAGGCGAAGCGAAGGGCGCACCACGACCGTTCTACTGTACACGCTTCCACTTCACGCAATGATGAAGGGCGCAATCGAGCCAACGTGAAGTAGCACTCGAGCCATCGGCCGCTGATCACCAGCGACCGACAACTCAAGTCTTAATATGCCGTACCTGGCTATTTCAGGAACAGCATCTTCTTCACATCGTGTTGTTCTTCATCAACCGAAAGGCGATAGAAGTATACGCCTGCCGGCACTTCATTGCCGTTACTGTCTCTGCCGTCCCATTCAAACGAATGGGCTCCGGGTTGGCCTATGTCCTGCCTCTCGCTGATGACGGTCTGACCGAGAATATTGAATATCTCGATCTCGACTTCACCGGCGTTTTGCAGCGAATAGGAGATGACCGTTGCGGAATTGAATGGATTGGGATAGTTCTGCTCAACGCTGAATGATTCCGGCAGCGGCGGGTCATCTGCAGGATCGTCTGCGTCAGATATGAATGACACTGAGAAGTC encodes:
- a CDS encoding zinc-ribbon domain-containing protein yields the protein MELEPLQDKILICADCNEEFVFTVSAQQYFLEKGFMEEPKRCKWCYTQLKKEKRQQQKEAKRRAHHDRSTVHASTSRNDEGRNRANVK
- a CDS encoding PKD domain-containing protein, which gives rise to RNCRILNNTADDYGGGIYLRGNIFESNAPMIVNSIVRDNAAMGGAGITVDSYSWNVYVINNLIAGNIGGEYASGILIQYGSDSKTFNNIIAYNSQDGMISNESVGALSGYNCYYSNGGSDYYGGSDMGFNQLVNPQFVNYAAGDYHLQELSPIINKGYYIDSLPSVDFDGQKRIVQSDVDIGPDEFADCSMTANFGANPTSGCEFMLVNFTGTVTGLYDSLMWDFGDGSFSYNTLNVQKPYSEVGTYTVKLYAITPCTTVVAIAEDLITVGEPPTANFSVDIDSGCAPLLVQFSDLSVGNVTSWLWNFGDGTTSVLPTPSHEYQSGGIYTVRLIVANVCDIDTIIRTNYITVGGSAEADFLATTTAGSAPLTVNFVDQSRNDPTEWEWDFGDGGSSALQNPTHQYTKPGIYDVQLTVTNECESYDTWLLEGYIRAYGFDLRLADTSHTRYVKTFSFDLDSLYGPFDRNVTLRAKLLSTPQRGTAKFTIQDSTMAIGNSSSFQATLSKDLWHGIYQGALIGTAAGGSPIDTLLFEFESTPIQLVATSADSVKFDSTQIGSTAVINLIVRNQGALIDNLNLNVRSIPIDGSDAFFVTPTAFTVFPASSRPVQIWFTPPDSGYYTADITIMSDDPVMSEYVVHLEGLGIPERIPPYVDYTDPAASATGVMITEVIDLFISEPLDTLSLPEAPLLTVGSGWTGSTIAGKTVFIGNLPHQWIVRFVPDTILPPLDLITVTLNGDVVDLAGNSLDGNLDGVAEGSPIDDAVFQFETGPGVYPGDANNDGVVNEVDVLPLGVFWMMTGPDRAGGTEWRIQPAEVWTEPAATYADCNGDSTVNMQDLLVIAINWGSTHSYGSPQFVPGDYDLAEYKGAFETIFFALGESQESEFTRSVRDLIAKYVEVETVPGQYMLSQNFPNPFNPTTYIQFNLPVDGHVSLTVHNILGQTVATLVDEFQTQGFKQVMWNGTSDAGEALPSGMYFYRMKAGTFTQVKKMLMIR